The Syngnathus typhle isolate RoL2023-S1 ecotype Sweden linkage group LG3, RoL_Styp_1.0, whole genome shotgun sequence genome window below encodes:
- the pgm2 gene encoding phosphoglucomutase-2 — MDNGFSKTGDTQLDQAVTQWLQYDKNPNTKSAVEKLLKDGAIETLKKCFSSRMEFGTAGLRAAMGPGIACMNDLTVIQTTQGFCRYLEERFGNLKERGVVIGYDARAHPPSGGSSKQFARLAAAVFISRGVPVHLFSDITPTPFVPFTVLHLGLCAGIMVTASHNPKQDNGYKVYWDNGAQIVSPHDKGISKAIAENLEPWSESWNTEGALESPLLKDPYKDIHTSYFKAIQKHCHHRELNKSSEVKIVHTSVHGVGHTFVQSAFEAFDLHPPYAVAEQKDPDPEFPTVINPNPEEGEGVLTLSFALAETEGAAVVLANDPDADRLAAAERQESGRWRVFSGNELGALLGWWMLHCWKAQSPDSGAVKNVYMLASTVSSKILRAIALKEGFHFEETLTGFKWMGNRARELLDRGKTVLFAFEEAIGYMCSPSVLDKDGVSAAAIAGEMVSYLAAERKSLSQQLTAIYKEYGYHYSKNSYFICHDQNVIRSLFERLRSYDGGKDSYPSKCGRFSITSVRDLTTGYDNSQPDNKAILPTSRSSQMITFTFANGGVATMRTSGTEPKIKYYTELCAAPGNSDLEHLKKELDQLVDAIIENFFEPQKNKLQPKPK, encoded by the exons ATGGATAACGGCTTTTCCAAAACCGGGGACACTCAACTGGACCAGGCTGTCACACAATGGCTGCAATATGACAAG AATCCAAACACCAAGTCAGCAGTGGAGAAACTTTTGAAAGACGGCGCCATAGAAACGCTCAAGAAATGTTTCTCATCCAGGATGGAGTTTGGTACGGCAGGTTTGAGGGCTGCTATGGGACCCGGCATAGCCTGTATGAACGACCTCACTGTCATCCAGACCACACAG GGTTTCTGCCGCTACCTAGAAGAACGTTTTGGCAACCTGAAGGAGCGAGGAGTGGTGATCGGCTACGATGCCCGAGCTCACCCTCCCAGCGGAGGCAGCAGTAAACAGTTCGCCCgacttgctgctgctgtgttCATCAGCCGAGGGGTTCCTGTGCACCTCTTCTCTGACATCACCCCTACTCCCTTTGTG CCCTTCACCGTTTTACACCTCGGTCTGTGTGCTGGCATCATGGTGACGGCCTCACACAACCCCAAACAAGACAACGGTTACAAG GTATACTGGGACAATGGTGCCCAGATTGTGTCCCCTCACGACAAAGGCATCTCCAAGGCAATAGCGGAGAATCTGGAGCCTTGGTCAGAGTCCTGGAATACAGAGGGAGCCCTGGAGAGCCCCCTGCTCAAAGACCCTTATAAGGACATCCACACTAGCTACTTCAAAGCCATTCAGAAACACTGCCACCACAG GGAATTAAACAAGAGTTCCGAGGTGAAAATCGTCCATACGTCCGTGCACGGTGTTGGCCACACGTTTGTACAGTCGGCATTCGAGGCCTTTGACCTTCACCCACCTTATGCTGTGGCGGAACAGAAAGACCCGGACCCTGAGTTCCCCACTGTCATAAACCCCAATCCTGAAGAGGGAGAGGGAGTTCTG ACCCTCTCCTTTGCTTTGGCTGAGACGGAAGGGGCCGCTGTGGTGTTGGCCAATGACCCGGACGCTGATCGGCTGGCTGCCGCCGAGAGGCAGGAGAG TGGACGCTGGCGAGTGTTTAGCGGCAATGAGCTGGGAGCATTACTCGGCTGGTGGATGCTCCACTGCTGGAAAGCGCAAAGCCCCGATAGTGGTGCTGTGAAAAACGTCTACATGTTGGCCAGCACTGTTTCATCCAAGATTCTACGTGCCATTGCGCTCAAGGAAGGCTTCCACTTTGAG GAAACACTGACAGGGTTCAAATGGATGGGAAACAGAGCCCGAGAACTTTTGGATCGAGGCAAGACCGTTCTGTTTGCCTTTGAGGAGGCCATCG GGTATATGTGCAGTCCCTCAGTGTTGGACAAAGATGGAGTGAGCGCAGCTGCAATCGCAGGAGAGATGGTCTCCTACTTGGCTGCTGAGCGGAAGAGTCTCTCTCAGCAACTCACAGCCATCTATAAAGA gTATGGCTACCACTACAGTAAGAACTCCTACTTCATCTGCCATGACCAGAATGTGATCCGCAGCTTGTTTGAGCGCCTGCGCAGCTATGATGGCGGCAAAGACTCCTACCCAAGCAAATGTGGCCGCTTCTCCATCACTTCCGTCCGCGACCTGACCACTGGCTACGACAACAGCCAGCCTGATAACAAGGCT ATTCTTCCCACCTCCCGTTCCAGTCAGATGATCACATTTACCTTCGCCAATGGGGGCGTGGCCACCATGAGAACCAGTGGCACTGAacccaaaatcaaatattaCACTGAGTTGTGTGCAGCCCCCGGTAACAG TGATTTGGAGCACCTGAAGAAGGAACTGGACCAGCTGGTTGATGCCATCATTGAAAACTTCTTTGAGCCACAGAAGAACAAACTGCAACCAAAGCCAAAATAG